In Ciconia boyciana chromosome 3, ASM3463844v1, whole genome shotgun sequence, a genomic segment contains:
- the TUBE1 gene encoding tubulin epsilon chain isoform X5, protein MEEGVVNEILQGPLRDVFDSKQLITDVSGSGNNWAVGHKLYGYQYRENIVEKLRKTAEHCDCLQCFFIIHSMGGGTGSGLGTFVLNVLEDEFPEVYRFVTSVYPSGEDDVITSPYNSVLAMKELNEHADCVLPIENESLFDIVNKIHHMINSGKLGSTVKQNSLVTSSAGSAKTVQEKPFDAMNNIIANLLLNLTSSARFEGSLNMDLNEISMNLVPFPRLHYLVSSLTPLYTLADVNVPSRRLDQMFSDAFSRDHQLIQADPKHSLYLACALLVRGNVQVSDLRRNIERLKPSLHFVSWNQEGWKTGLCSVPPVGHSHSLLALANNTCVKPTFIELKDRFMKLYKKKAALLQELLQQHGSPMGSQILPENLLLHGLLSTGCGSCQESLPARALHVPQLPSEHIHLLQCGVFHGLRCGYLLHHVLPWAAGGQPVSLSSSPQAAEESLLWLTFTIIYI, encoded by the exons GGCTGTAGGTCATAAGCTGTATGGCTATCAGTACCGGGAAAACATTGtggaaaagctgaggaaaaCCGCAGAACATTGTGACTGTCTGCAGTGTTTTTTTATAATTCATTCTATGGGAGGTg GGACAGGATCTGGTCTTGGAACTTTTGTACTAAATGTGCTTGAGGATGAATTCCCAGAAGTATATAGATTTGTTACTTCAGTTTATCCCTCTGGTGAAGATGATGTTATTACTTCTCCATATAACAGTGTTCTGGCTATGAAGGAGCTTAATGAACATGCAGACTGTGTGCTACCAATAGAGAATGAA tcTCTGTTTGATATAGTTAATAAAATTCATCACATGATCAATTCTGGGAAGCTAGGGTCAACTGTGAAGCAAAACAGCTTGGTAACATCGAGTGCAGGCAGTGCAAAAACTGTACAAGAGAAGCCATTTGACGCAATGAATAATATCATAGCCAACTTGCTGCTGAACCTGACAAG CTCTGCTAGGTTTGAAGGTTCCCTTAACATGGATCTTAATGAAATCAGCATGAATTTGGTTCCATTTCCTCGACTTCATTACTTGGTTTCAAGCTTGACTCCTCTGTATACACTGGCTGATGTTAATGTACCTTCTAGAAg GTTGGATCAGatgttttcagatgcttttaGTAGAGATCATCAACTGATTCAAGCAGATCCAAAGCATAGCCTCTACCTCGCCTGTGCACTTCTCGTTCGAGGAAATGTGCAGGTTTCAGACCTTCGCAGAAATATTGAAAG GTTGAAGCCTTCCCTGCACTTTGTCTCCTGGAATCAAGAGGGCTGGAAAACTGGTTTGTGTTCCGTACCTCCCGTGGGCCATTCCCATTCTCTTCTGGCTTTAGCAAACAACACCTGTGTAAAACCAACTTTTATTGAACTCAAAGACAGATTTATGAAGCTCTACAAGAAAAAG GCTGCActtcttcaagaactgctccagcagcatgggtcccccatggggtcacagatcctgccagaaaacctgctcctgcatgggctcctctccacaggctgcgGTTCCTGCCAGGAATCTCTTCCTGCACGGGCTCTTCATGTGccacagcttccttcagagcacatccacctgctgcagtgtggggtcttccatgggctgcggtgtggatatctgctccaccatgttcttccatgggctgcaggaggacaacCTGTGTCACTATCatcttctccacaggctgcgGAGGAATCTTTGCTCTG GCTCACCTTCACCATTATCTACATATAG
- the CCN6 gene encoding cellular communication network factor 6 has product MCRNMRWLLFPTIFIIPCTQQFFHSPPLKPGEKRSETGEVHQRKEVCHWPCRCPPVPTCTPGVSLVKDGCGCCKVCAKQSGEICNEADICDPHKGLYCDYSEDEPRYETGVCAYLVAVGCELNGVYYLNGQTFQPNPLYKCLCVSGAIGCTPIFTPKLTASPCARVTGRKKPGQSICGPGQHKQLQSTNYRLMSAYRSLPLVLKKKCLVQATPWTPCSRTCGIGMSSRVTNENRKCEMKKEKRLCFIQPCLTNILKTIKIPKGKTCQPTFQLPTAEKLVFSGCSTTQSYKLTFCGVCLDKRCCIPNKSKMITVQFECPNEGFFKWKMMWITSCVCQRICSAPGDIFSELKVL; this is encoded by the exons TTTTTCCACAGCCCACCACTGAAGCCTGGAGAAAAACGTTCAGAAACCGGTGAAGTCCACCAGCGCAAGGAGGTTTGTCACTGGCCATGCAGATGCCCGCCTGTGCCAACCTGCACCCCCGGGGTAAGCTTGGTGAAGGACGGTTGCGGCTGCTGTAAGGTCTGTGCCAAGCAGTCAGGAGAGATCTGCAATGAAGCAGACATCTGTGATCCCCACAAAGGCCTCTACTGCGACTACTCGGAAGACGAGCCTAGGTATGAAACAGGCGTGTGTGCAT ATTTGGTAGCTGTAGGATGTGAGCTCAATGGAGTTTATTATCTTAATGGGCAGACCTTCCAACCTAACCCACTTTATAAGTGCCTGTGTGTCAGTGGTGCAATTGGATGTACACCTATATTCACACCAAAATTAACAGCAAGTCCCTGCGCCAGGGTCACGGGCAGAAAGAAGCCTGGACAATCCATCTGTGGGCCTGGACAGCACAAGCAACTTCAATCAACAAACTACAGACTGATGTCAG CTTACAGAAGCTTACCGctagttttgaagaaaaagtgcCTAGTACAGGCAACTCCCTGGACACCCTGTTCCAGGACCTGTGGCATAGGCATGTCCAGCAGAGTGACCAAcgaaaacagaaaatgtgagatgaaaaaagaaaagagattatgCTTCATCCAGCCTTGTCTGACCAATATACTGAAGACAATAAAG attccaaaaggaaaaacGTGTCAACCGACATTCCAGCTTCCTACAGCAGAAAAACTAGTTTTTTCCGGATGCTCAACTACACAAAGCTACAAACTAACTTTCTGTGGGGTGTGCTTGGACAAGAGGTGCTGCATACCTAATAAGTCCAAAATGATCACTGTACAGTTTGAATGCCCCAATGAAGGCTTCTTTAAGTGGAAGATGATGTGGATAACATCATGCGTATGTCAGAGGATTTGCAGTGCTCCAGGAGATATATTTTCCGAACTCAAAGTTTTATGA